A genomic segment from Lutzomyia longipalpis isolate SR_M1_2022 chromosome 3, ASM2433408v1 encodes:
- the LOC129793453 gene encoding uncharacterized protein LOC129793453 isoform X8 — MDECQNVIEFEEFVDALEDEIQDDVTDNMGQSESKKGGKKERGNGTVETKGTAMSFGFRKKSTLAGKKNGNAGTKEKEKIQPDAEVTVIGNRGVLKSNLIENDKNGNSGSTNSLDEAVQTGRSTPRLSAPKKEMAGTNYRSNRFGFRQSNVVRPASTGLTPKIADFDSNPNNNAIADKRRSKSASAQRSSTTQINEMHQKVTNQQDPKIAAAAIHQHQQNLRAAFFEPQPKTTTVRTAFHTNDIVRPSPQLAVTPSVTKLTLHTAQLPRPQVPVPISLNNTRPMDPKGAKQALNNSRRSFFAGTTSRDTSLDSGISSYASSQATSAGRKARVRQRNLEVIMNGRHTFQVRDLDDSLSDETIVPLVLPKLPSAFQASRQPAPINGLIRIDQPNYREFHRDHGSPPRKPSIPSDVESLEEDGEEGKLFRDKAASEKKLSQIEAIKDFSPSSKQSSPGSSRASWGHAGESMAHKDFSSLSLSSSDDSKEPQRVSSIVIRDDDITSITFTLDQPHTLSSAADYLPPYRLGRDANPREESLALREDTQFAEMAAAVSDVLLDDETSPTDSLVSSCTDTDELMKKSVNKRKSLEGMHISKEMEKDIDEISPELDDINLISPVMIGTPTHASNSLSLSEAGRDFLIDDEIADQPALVFTDKNETTSNMQVSTADTVTLQEVNSTENLGDLAASMTQSGQRIFTNGPPQQAPKAPRRLQRSESLDTLSPCESIASDDLMIDYQSQSSLDSVEKIQSNGSGGSGSALHSMDENQLWSELEAQGGELLREWSSLLRVNGSKPGTRDSITSQLPARATRLLNRSRLQSTISTAGSDSPRSLDGVPRRAQSLSKTNSPQFFRESNTCSPDSIYMDKSTRNAMIQDIAYFKKQLLRLKCLLQEDEDNLMMGDPLNSFEHNNGQIFNSCAPDSNLGSLSSLQSESTSNEDPRKEMAELRRQVVFLQTELDDRDRTIKIQKNIIAKYEAEKLKNKNQTNTMETATQTERVKPIAALAQDQISRIDANGVSQSPQRCITTTTSISFKSPSKTASVKPVKATPIGNVTNIANSQKYVRSFSVDDALSAGKCGAKNGKISAGPISLPMINGSRKIPILSTVPKNPPARIPRSSLSSSRSDSVNSSSSSLSESTDRKSLPAKLLTTVAK; from the exons ATGGATGAATGCCAAAATGTAATTGAGTTTGAGGAATTTGTTGATGCATTAGAGGACGAAATTCAGGACGACGTTACAGATAACATG GGTCAATCGGAGAGCAAGAAAGGCGGCAAGAAGGAACGTGGCAATGGTACGGTGGAAACCAAAGGTACAGCAATGTCCTTTGGGTTCCGCAAGAAATCAACACTGGCAGGAAAGAAGAATGGGAATGCTGGCACTAAGGAGAAGGAGAAGATTCAGCCGGATGCGGAAGTGACTGTGATAGGGAATCGGGGTGTGCTCAAATCCAATCTCATTGAGAACGACAAGAATGGCAATTCAG GATCGACAAATTCTCTTGACGAAGCTGTTCAAACTGGAAGGTCAACCCCGAGACTTTCAGCTCCGAAAAAGGAGATGGCCGGGACAAATTACAGAAGCAATCGCTTTGGCTTTCGCCAGAGTAATGTTGTGAGGCCTGCATCGACGGGATTGACACCGAAAATTGCAGACTTCGACAGTAATCCCAACAACAATGCAATAG CAGATAAACGTCGCTCGAAGAGTGCATCGGCACAGCGATCGTCCACCACACAGATCAATGAGATGCATCAGAAAGTGACGAATCAGCAGGATCCCAAAATAGCAGCAGCGGCAATTCATCAGCACCAACAAAACTTGAGAGCAGCATTCTTCGAGCCACAGCCAAAGACCACCACCGTACGGACGGCTTTCCACACGAATGACAT TGTTCGGCCGTCGCCACAGCTGGCGGTTACCCCCTCAGTCACCAAATTGACGCTACATACAGCTCAACTACCGCGTCCTCAAGTTCCTGTGCCCATTAGTCTCAACAACACACGCCCCATGGATCCCAAAGGAGCGAAGCAGGCACTCAACAACAGCCGACGCTCATTCTTTGCCGGCACAACCAGTCGCGATACATCCCTTGACTCGGGAATATCAAGCTATGCCAGCAGCCAAGCAACATCAGCAGGAAGGAAGGCACGTGTCCGTCAGAGGAATCTCGAAGTTATCATGAATGGACGTCACACATTCCAAGTGCGTGACCTCGATGATTCCCTCTCAGATGAAACTATTGTACCCCTTGTGCTCCCGAAGCTTCCTAGCGCTTTTCAG GCTTCCCGCCAGCCAGCTCCCATAAACGGCCTCATCCGCATTGATCAGCCAAATTATCGTGAATTCCATCGTGATCATGGATCTCCTCCGAGGAAACCATCAATCCCATCTGATGTGGAAAGTCTCGAAGAGGATGGTGAAGAGGGGAAACTCTTCCGCGACAAGGCGGCATCTGAGAAGAAATTATCCCAAATTGAAGCTATCAAGGACTTCTCACCAAGTAGCAAACAATCTTCCCCGGGAAGTTCTCGTGCATCGTGGGGACACGCAGGGGAATCAATGGCCCATAAGGATTTCAGCAGTCTCAGCCTGAGCAGCAGTGACGACAGCAAGGAACCCCAGAGGGTATCGTCCATTGTTATCAGAGACGACGACATCACATCCATCACATTCACTCTCGATCAGCCACACACACTCTCCTCGGCAGCTGACTACCTTCCGCCCTATCGTCTTGGTAGGGATGCAAATCCACGGGAGGAATCTCTAGCTCTGCGCGAGGATACGCAATTTGCAGAAATGGCTGCTGCAGTGAGTGATGTCCTTCTGGATGATGAAACATCACCAACGGATAGTCTGGTCAGTAGTTGCACAGACACAGATGAACTCATGAAGAAGAGTGTCAACAAGAGAAAATCCCTCGAAGGGATGCACATTTCGAAGGAAATGGAGAAGGATATCGATGAGATTTCACCGGAATTAGACGATATAAATCTTATTAGTCCCGTAATGATTGGAACACCCACGCATGCATCTAATTCTCTTTCACTCTCAGAAGCTGGAAGGGATTTCCTCATTGATGATGAAATTGCAGATCAACCAGCACTCGTCTTTACAGACAAAAATG AAACCACATCAAACATGCAAGTTTCAACAGCAGACACAGTGACCCTGCAAGAGGTGAATTCAACGGAAAATTTGGGCGATCTGGCAGCAAGTATGACCCAATCGGGCCAAAGGATTTTCACTAATGGCCCACCCCAGCAGGCCCCCAAGGCGCCACGACGTCTACAACGCTCTGAGTCTCTGGACACACTCTCACCGTGCGAATCAATTGCATCGGATGACCTAATGATTGACTACCAGAGTCAATCGAGCCTGGATTCGGTGGAGAAAATCCAATCAAATGGGAGTGGTGGCAGTGGTTCGGCACTGCACTCAATGGATGAGAATCAACTGTGGTCGGAGCTTGAGGCACAGGGAGGAGAACTTCTGCGGGAGTGGAGCAGTCTCTTGCGCGTTAACGGCTCCAAGCCTGGGACCAGGGATAGCATAAC atCCCAGCTTCCGGCAAGAGCGACGCGCCTTTTAAATCGTTCCCGCCTTCAGAGTACCATCAGTACCGCAGGATCAGACAGTCCGCGCTCCCTGGACGGAGTACCACGACGGGCACAGTCACTGTCCAAGACAAATTCCCCGCAATTCTTCCGGGAGTCCAATACGTGCTCCCCTGATTCCATCTACATGGACAAATCCACACGTAATGCCATGATTCAGGATATTGCGTACTTCAAGAAGCAGCTACTTCGCCTAAAATGTCTGCTGCAGGAG GACGAAGACAATTTGATGATG gGTGATCCTCTCAACTCATTTGAACACAATAATGGGCAGATCTTCAATTCCTGCGCACCAGACAGCAATCTCGGTAGCCTCTCGAGTCTCCAGAGTGAATCAACATCCAACGAAGATCCTCGCAAAGAGATGGCGGAACTGAGAAGACAGGTGGTTTTCCTTCAG ACTGAACTTGATGATAGAGACAGAACAATAAAgatccaaaaaaatataattgcaAAGTACGAAGCGGAGaagttaaagaataaaaatcagaCAAATACAATGGAAACAGCTACACAAACTGAAAGG GTTAAACCAATTGCAGCATTGGCACAAGATCAAATAAGCAG aatTGATGCGAATGGCGTGTCCCAGAGTCCTCAGCGATGTATCACCACAACAACTTCCATTTCCTTTAAGAGCCCCTCCAAGACAGCATCCGTGAAGCCCGTAAAGGCCACACCAATTGGGAATGTAACAAATATTGCCAATTCGCAGAAGTACGTGAGGAGTTTTAGTGTGGATGATGCCCTTTCGGCGGGCAAATGTGGCGCCAAGAATGGCAAAATCTCCGCGGGTCCCATCTCCCTGCCCATGATCAATGGAAGTCGCAAAATTCCCATCTTGAGCACCGTCCCTAAAAATCCTCCTGCACGAATTCCACGCTCCTCGTTGTCCTCCTCCCGCAGTGACTCCGTCAATAGTAGCTCATCCAGCTTGAGTGAGAGCACAGATCGAAAGTCTCTCCCCGCGAAACTCCTCACCACCGTGGCCAAGTAA
- the LOC129793453 gene encoding uncharacterized protein LOC129793453 isoform X9 gives MDECQNVIEFEEFVDALEDEIQDDVTDNMGQSESKKGGKKERGNGTVETKGTAMSFGFRKKSTLAGKKNGNAGTKEKEKIQPDAEVTVIGNRGVLKSNLIENDKNGNSGSTNSLDEAVQTGRSTPRLSAPKKEMAGTNYRSNRFGFRQSNVVRPASTGLTPKIADFDSNPNNNAIADKRRSKSASAQRSSTTQINEMHQKVTNQQDPKIAAAAIHQHQQNLRAAFFEPQPKTTTVRTAFHTNDIVRPSPQLAVTPSVTKLTLHTAQLPRPQVPVPISLNNTRPMDPKGAKQALNNSRRSFFAGTTSRDTSLDSGISSYASSQATSAGRKARVRQRNLEVIMNGRHTFQVRDLDDSLSDETIVPLVLPKLPSAFQASRQPAPINGLIRIDQPNYREFHRDHGSPPRKPSIPSDVESLEEDGEEGKLFRDKAASEKKLSQIEAIKDFSPSSKQSSPGSSRASWGHAGESMAHKDFSSLSLSSSDDSKEPQRVSSIVIRDDDITSITFTLDQPHTLSSAADYLPPYRLGRDANPREESLALREDTQFAEMAAAVSDVLLDDETSPTDSLVSSCTDTDELMKKSVNKRKSLEGMHISKEMEKDIDEISPELDDINLISPVMIGTPTHASNSLSLSEAGRDFLIDDEIADQPALVFTDKNETTSNMQVSTADTVTLQEVNSTENLGDLAASMTQSGQRIFTNGPPQQAPKAPRRLQRSESLDTLSPCESIASDDLMIDYQSQSSLDSVEKIQSNGSGGSGSALHSMDENQLWSELEAQGGELLREWSSLLRVNGSKPGTRDSITSQLPARATRLLNRSRLQSTISTAGSDSPRSLDGVPRRAQSLSKTNSPQFFRESNTCSPDSIYMDKSTRNAMIQDIAYFKKQLLRLKCLLQEGDPLNSFEHNNGQIFNSCAPDSNLGSLSSLQSESTSNEDPRKEMAELRRQVVFLQTELDDRDRTIKIQKNIIAKYEAEKLKNKNQTNTMETATQTERVKPIAALAQDQISRIDANGVSQSPQRCITTTTSISFKSPSKTASVKPVKATPIGNVTNIANSQKYVRSFSVDDALSAGKCGAKNGKISAGPISLPMINGSRKIPILSTVPKNPPARIPRSSLSSSRSDSVNSSSSSLSESTDRKSLPAKLLTTVAK, from the exons ATGGATGAATGCCAAAATGTAATTGAGTTTGAGGAATTTGTTGATGCATTAGAGGACGAAATTCAGGACGACGTTACAGATAACATG GGTCAATCGGAGAGCAAGAAAGGCGGCAAGAAGGAACGTGGCAATGGTACGGTGGAAACCAAAGGTACAGCAATGTCCTTTGGGTTCCGCAAGAAATCAACACTGGCAGGAAAGAAGAATGGGAATGCTGGCACTAAGGAGAAGGAGAAGATTCAGCCGGATGCGGAAGTGACTGTGATAGGGAATCGGGGTGTGCTCAAATCCAATCTCATTGAGAACGACAAGAATGGCAATTCAG GATCGACAAATTCTCTTGACGAAGCTGTTCAAACTGGAAGGTCAACCCCGAGACTTTCAGCTCCGAAAAAGGAGATGGCCGGGACAAATTACAGAAGCAATCGCTTTGGCTTTCGCCAGAGTAATGTTGTGAGGCCTGCATCGACGGGATTGACACCGAAAATTGCAGACTTCGACAGTAATCCCAACAACAATGCAATAG CAGATAAACGTCGCTCGAAGAGTGCATCGGCACAGCGATCGTCCACCACACAGATCAATGAGATGCATCAGAAAGTGACGAATCAGCAGGATCCCAAAATAGCAGCAGCGGCAATTCATCAGCACCAACAAAACTTGAGAGCAGCATTCTTCGAGCCACAGCCAAAGACCACCACCGTACGGACGGCTTTCCACACGAATGACAT TGTTCGGCCGTCGCCACAGCTGGCGGTTACCCCCTCAGTCACCAAATTGACGCTACATACAGCTCAACTACCGCGTCCTCAAGTTCCTGTGCCCATTAGTCTCAACAACACACGCCCCATGGATCCCAAAGGAGCGAAGCAGGCACTCAACAACAGCCGACGCTCATTCTTTGCCGGCACAACCAGTCGCGATACATCCCTTGACTCGGGAATATCAAGCTATGCCAGCAGCCAAGCAACATCAGCAGGAAGGAAGGCACGTGTCCGTCAGAGGAATCTCGAAGTTATCATGAATGGACGTCACACATTCCAAGTGCGTGACCTCGATGATTCCCTCTCAGATGAAACTATTGTACCCCTTGTGCTCCCGAAGCTTCCTAGCGCTTTTCAG GCTTCCCGCCAGCCAGCTCCCATAAACGGCCTCATCCGCATTGATCAGCCAAATTATCGTGAATTCCATCGTGATCATGGATCTCCTCCGAGGAAACCATCAATCCCATCTGATGTGGAAAGTCTCGAAGAGGATGGTGAAGAGGGGAAACTCTTCCGCGACAAGGCGGCATCTGAGAAGAAATTATCCCAAATTGAAGCTATCAAGGACTTCTCACCAAGTAGCAAACAATCTTCCCCGGGAAGTTCTCGTGCATCGTGGGGACACGCAGGGGAATCAATGGCCCATAAGGATTTCAGCAGTCTCAGCCTGAGCAGCAGTGACGACAGCAAGGAACCCCAGAGGGTATCGTCCATTGTTATCAGAGACGACGACATCACATCCATCACATTCACTCTCGATCAGCCACACACACTCTCCTCGGCAGCTGACTACCTTCCGCCCTATCGTCTTGGTAGGGATGCAAATCCACGGGAGGAATCTCTAGCTCTGCGCGAGGATACGCAATTTGCAGAAATGGCTGCTGCAGTGAGTGATGTCCTTCTGGATGATGAAACATCACCAACGGATAGTCTGGTCAGTAGTTGCACAGACACAGATGAACTCATGAAGAAGAGTGTCAACAAGAGAAAATCCCTCGAAGGGATGCACATTTCGAAGGAAATGGAGAAGGATATCGATGAGATTTCACCGGAATTAGACGATATAAATCTTATTAGTCCCGTAATGATTGGAACACCCACGCATGCATCTAATTCTCTTTCACTCTCAGAAGCTGGAAGGGATTTCCTCATTGATGATGAAATTGCAGATCAACCAGCACTCGTCTTTACAGACAAAAATG AAACCACATCAAACATGCAAGTTTCAACAGCAGACACAGTGACCCTGCAAGAGGTGAATTCAACGGAAAATTTGGGCGATCTGGCAGCAAGTATGACCCAATCGGGCCAAAGGATTTTCACTAATGGCCCACCCCAGCAGGCCCCCAAGGCGCCACGACGTCTACAACGCTCTGAGTCTCTGGACACACTCTCACCGTGCGAATCAATTGCATCGGATGACCTAATGATTGACTACCAGAGTCAATCGAGCCTGGATTCGGTGGAGAAAATCCAATCAAATGGGAGTGGTGGCAGTGGTTCGGCACTGCACTCAATGGATGAGAATCAACTGTGGTCGGAGCTTGAGGCACAGGGAGGAGAACTTCTGCGGGAGTGGAGCAGTCTCTTGCGCGTTAACGGCTCCAAGCCTGGGACCAGGGATAGCATAAC atCCCAGCTTCCGGCAAGAGCGACGCGCCTTTTAAATCGTTCCCGCCTTCAGAGTACCATCAGTACCGCAGGATCAGACAGTCCGCGCTCCCTGGACGGAGTACCACGACGGGCACAGTCACTGTCCAAGACAAATTCCCCGCAATTCTTCCGGGAGTCCAATACGTGCTCCCCTGATTCCATCTACATGGACAAATCCACACGTAATGCCATGATTCAGGATATTGCGTACTTCAAGAAGCAGCTACTTCGCCTAAAATGTCTGCTGCAGGAG gGTGATCCTCTCAACTCATTTGAACACAATAATGGGCAGATCTTCAATTCCTGCGCACCAGACAGCAATCTCGGTAGCCTCTCGAGTCTCCAGAGTGAATCAACATCCAACGAAGATCCTCGCAAAGAGATGGCGGAACTGAGAAGACAGGTGGTTTTCCTTCAG ACTGAACTTGATGATAGAGACAGAACAATAAAgatccaaaaaaatataattgcaAAGTACGAAGCGGAGaagttaaagaataaaaatcagaCAAATACAATGGAAACAGCTACACAAACTGAAAGG GTTAAACCAATTGCAGCATTGGCACAAGATCAAATAAGCAG aatTGATGCGAATGGCGTGTCCCAGAGTCCTCAGCGATGTATCACCACAACAACTTCCATTTCCTTTAAGAGCCCCTCCAAGACAGCATCCGTGAAGCCCGTAAAGGCCACACCAATTGGGAATGTAACAAATATTGCCAATTCGCAGAAGTACGTGAGGAGTTTTAGTGTGGATGATGCCCTTTCGGCGGGCAAATGTGGCGCCAAGAATGGCAAAATCTCCGCGGGTCCCATCTCCCTGCCCATGATCAATGGAAGTCGCAAAATTCCCATCTTGAGCACCGTCCCTAAAAATCCTCCTGCACGAATTCCACGCTCCTCGTTGTCCTCCTCCCGCAGTGACTCCGTCAATAGTAGCTCATCCAGCTTGAGTGAGAGCACAGATCGAAAGTCTCTCCCCGCGAAACTCCTCACCACCGTGGCCAAGTAA
- the LOC129793453 gene encoding uncharacterized protein LOC129793453 isoform X1, with translation MLYIWAHRGWKVLGCSLVRSAADAENTHFFFPFGSAVLSLFEAGFDDCRAPTSPKPNEREINPDRQNSSFSSCGKASSPMGKCISRVTTGKSHHSFGSTQHLAISEGSFDGSCIDEGQSESKKGGKKERGNGTVETKGTAMSFGFRKKSTLAGKKNGNAGTKEKEKIQPDAEVTVIGNRGVLKSNLIENDKNGNSGSTNSLDEAVQTGRSTPRLSAPKKEMAGTNYRSNRFGFRQSNVVRPASTGLTPKIADFDSNPNNNAIADKRRSKSASAQRSSTTQINEMHQKVTNQQDPKIAAAAIHQHQQNLRAAFFEPQPKTTTVRTAFHTNDIVRPSPQLAVTPSVTKLTLHTAQLPRPQVPVPISLNNTRPMDPKGAKQALNNSRRSFFAGTTSRDTSLDSGISSYASSQATSAGRKARVRQRNLEVIMNGRHTFQVRDLDDSLSDETIVPLVLPKLPSAFQASRQPAPINGLIRIDQPNYREFHRDHGSPPRKPSIPSDVESLEEDGEEGKLFRDKAASEKKLSQIEAIKDFSPSSKQSSPGSSRASWGHAGESMAHKDFSSLSLSSSDDSKEPQRVSSIVIRDDDITSITFTLDQPHTLSSAADYLPPYRLGRDANPREESLALREDTQFAEMAAAVSDVLLDDETSPTDSLVSSCTDTDELMKKSVNKRKSLEGMHISKEMEKDIDEISPELDDINLISPVMIGTPTHASNSLSLSEAGRDFLIDDEIADQPALVFTDKNETTSNMQVSTADTVTLQEVNSTENLGDLAASMTQSGQRIFTNGPPQQAPKAPRRLQRSESLDTLSPCESIASDDLMIDYQSQSSLDSVEKIQSNGSGGSGSALHSMDENQLWSELEAQGGELLREWSSLLRVNGSKPGTRDSITSQLPARATRLLNRSRLQSTISTAGSDSPRSLDGVPRRAQSLSKTNSPQFFRESNTCSPDSIYMDKSTRNAMIQDIAYFKKQLLRLKCLLQEDEDNLMMGDPLNSFEHNNGQIFNSCAPDSNLGSLSSLQSESTSNEDPRKEMAELRRQVVFLQTELDDRDRTIKIQKNIIAKYEAEKLKNKNQTNTMETATQTERVKPIAALAQDQISRIDANGVSQSPQRCITTTTSISFKSPSKTASVKPVKATPIGNVTNIANSQKYVRSFSVDDALSAGKCGAKNGKISAGPISLPMINGSRKIPILSTVPKNPPARIPRSSLSSSRSDSVNSSSSSLSESTDRKSLPAKLLTTVAK, from the exons ATGCTGTATATATGGGCACACCGCGGATGGAAGGTTCTTGGGTGCTCTTTGGTGCGTTCCGCGGCAGATGCAGAGAacactcacttttttttcccttttggcTCAGCTGTATTGTCGCTGTTTGAAGCAGGTTTTGATGACTGTCGAGCTCCCACTTCTCCAAAGCCGAACGAACGA GAAATCAATCCAGATCGCCAGAATTCATCGTTCTCCAGTTGTGGGAAAGCCTCCTCTCCCATGGGCAAGTGCATATCGAGGGTTACCACCGGAAAGTCACATCATAGCTTCGGAAGCACCCAACACTTGGCCATCTCGGAGGGGAGTTTCGACGGTTCGTGCATTGATGAG GGTCAATCGGAGAGCAAGAAAGGCGGCAAGAAGGAACGTGGCAATGGTACGGTGGAAACCAAAGGTACAGCAATGTCCTTTGGGTTCCGCAAGAAATCAACACTGGCAGGAAAGAAGAATGGGAATGCTGGCACTAAGGAGAAGGAGAAGATTCAGCCGGATGCGGAAGTGACTGTGATAGGGAATCGGGGTGTGCTCAAATCCAATCTCATTGAGAACGACAAGAATGGCAATTCAG GATCGACAAATTCTCTTGACGAAGCTGTTCAAACTGGAAGGTCAACCCCGAGACTTTCAGCTCCGAAAAAGGAGATGGCCGGGACAAATTACAGAAGCAATCGCTTTGGCTTTCGCCAGAGTAATGTTGTGAGGCCTGCATCGACGGGATTGACACCGAAAATTGCAGACTTCGACAGTAATCCCAACAACAATGCAATAG CAGATAAACGTCGCTCGAAGAGTGCATCGGCACAGCGATCGTCCACCACACAGATCAATGAGATGCATCAGAAAGTGACGAATCAGCAGGATCCCAAAATAGCAGCAGCGGCAATTCATCAGCACCAACAAAACTTGAGAGCAGCATTCTTCGAGCCACAGCCAAAGACCACCACCGTACGGACGGCTTTCCACACGAATGACAT TGTTCGGCCGTCGCCACAGCTGGCGGTTACCCCCTCAGTCACCAAATTGACGCTACATACAGCTCAACTACCGCGTCCTCAAGTTCCTGTGCCCATTAGTCTCAACAACACACGCCCCATGGATCCCAAAGGAGCGAAGCAGGCACTCAACAACAGCCGACGCTCATTCTTTGCCGGCACAACCAGTCGCGATACATCCCTTGACTCGGGAATATCAAGCTATGCCAGCAGCCAAGCAACATCAGCAGGAAGGAAGGCACGTGTCCGTCAGAGGAATCTCGAAGTTATCATGAATGGACGTCACACATTCCAAGTGCGTGACCTCGATGATTCCCTCTCAGATGAAACTATTGTACCCCTTGTGCTCCCGAAGCTTCCTAGCGCTTTTCAG GCTTCCCGCCAGCCAGCTCCCATAAACGGCCTCATCCGCATTGATCAGCCAAATTATCGTGAATTCCATCGTGATCATGGATCTCCTCCGAGGAAACCATCAATCCCATCTGATGTGGAAAGTCTCGAAGAGGATGGTGAAGAGGGGAAACTCTTCCGCGACAAGGCGGCATCTGAGAAGAAATTATCCCAAATTGAAGCTATCAAGGACTTCTCACCAAGTAGCAAACAATCTTCCCCGGGAAGTTCTCGTGCATCGTGGGGACACGCAGGGGAATCAATGGCCCATAAGGATTTCAGCAGTCTCAGCCTGAGCAGCAGTGACGACAGCAAGGAACCCCAGAGGGTATCGTCCATTGTTATCAGAGACGACGACATCACATCCATCACATTCACTCTCGATCAGCCACACACACTCTCCTCGGCAGCTGACTACCTTCCGCCCTATCGTCTTGGTAGGGATGCAAATCCACGGGAGGAATCTCTAGCTCTGCGCGAGGATACGCAATTTGCAGAAATGGCTGCTGCAGTGAGTGATGTCCTTCTGGATGATGAAACATCACCAACGGATAGTCTGGTCAGTAGTTGCACAGACACAGATGAACTCATGAAGAAGAGTGTCAACAAGAGAAAATCCCTCGAAGGGATGCACATTTCGAAGGAAATGGAGAAGGATATCGATGAGATTTCACCGGAATTAGACGATATAAATCTTATTAGTCCCGTAATGATTGGAACACCCACGCATGCATCTAATTCTCTTTCACTCTCAGAAGCTGGAAGGGATTTCCTCATTGATGATGAAATTGCAGATCAACCAGCACTCGTCTTTACAGACAAAAATG AAACCACATCAAACATGCAAGTTTCAACAGCAGACACAGTGACCCTGCAAGAGGTGAATTCAACGGAAAATTTGGGCGATCTGGCAGCAAGTATGACCCAATCGGGCCAAAGGATTTTCACTAATGGCCCACCCCAGCAGGCCCCCAAGGCGCCACGACGTCTACAACGCTCTGAGTCTCTGGACACACTCTCACCGTGCGAATCAATTGCATCGGATGACCTAATGATTGACTACCAGAGTCAATCGAGCCTGGATTCGGTGGAGAAAATCCAATCAAATGGGAGTGGTGGCAGTGGTTCGGCACTGCACTCAATGGATGAGAATCAACTGTGGTCGGAGCTTGAGGCACAGGGAGGAGAACTTCTGCGGGAGTGGAGCAGTCTCTTGCGCGTTAACGGCTCCAAGCCTGGGACCAGGGATAGCATAAC atCCCAGCTTCCGGCAAGAGCGACGCGCCTTTTAAATCGTTCCCGCCTTCAGAGTACCATCAGTACCGCAGGATCAGACAGTCCGCGCTCCCTGGACGGAGTACCACGACGGGCACAGTCACTGTCCAAGACAAATTCCCCGCAATTCTTCCGGGAGTCCAATACGTGCTCCCCTGATTCCATCTACATGGACAAATCCACACGTAATGCCATGATTCAGGATATTGCGTACTTCAAGAAGCAGCTACTTCGCCTAAAATGTCTGCTGCAGGAG GACGAAGACAATTTGATGATG gGTGATCCTCTCAACTCATTTGAACACAATAATGGGCAGATCTTCAATTCCTGCGCACCAGACAGCAATCTCGGTAGCCTCTCGAGTCTCCAGAGTGAATCAACATCCAACGAAGATCCTCGCAAAGAGATGGCGGAACTGAGAAGACAGGTGGTTTTCCTTCAG ACTGAACTTGATGATAGAGACAGAACAATAAAgatccaaaaaaatataattgcaAAGTACGAAGCGGAGaagttaaagaataaaaatcagaCAAATACAATGGAAACAGCTACACAAACTGAAAGG GTTAAACCAATTGCAGCATTGGCACAAGATCAAATAAGCAG aatTGATGCGAATGGCGTGTCCCAGAGTCCTCAGCGATGTATCACCACAACAACTTCCATTTCCTTTAAGAGCCCCTCCAAGACAGCATCCGTGAAGCCCGTAAAGGCCACACCAATTGGGAATGTAACAAATATTGCCAATTCGCAGAAGTACGTGAGGAGTTTTAGTGTGGATGATGCCCTTTCGGCGGGCAAATGTGGCGCCAAGAATGGCAAAATCTCCGCGGGTCCCATCTCCCTGCCCATGATCAATGGAAGTCGCAAAATTCCCATCTTGAGCACCGTCCCTAAAAATCCTCCTGCACGAATTCCACGCTCCTCGTTGTCCTCCTCCCGCAGTGACTCCGTCAATAGTAGCTCATCCAGCTTGAGTGAGAGCACAGATCGAAAGTCTCTCCCCGCGAAACTCCTCACCACCGTGGCCAAGTAA